The following coding sequences are from one Capsicum annuum cultivar UCD-10X-F1 chromosome 3, UCD10Xv1.1, whole genome shotgun sequence window:
- the LOC107861637 gene encoding NADH dehydrogenase [ubiquinone] 1 beta subcomplex subunit 10-A isoform X2 — protein MGRKKGVEFDEGAPDDFDPNNPYKDPVAFFEMREHLVREKWVDIEKAKILREKLRWCYRIEGVNHLQKCRHLVQQYLDATRGIGWGKDLRPPFMHGPKLAPVDDSE, from the exons ATGGGGAGGAAGAAGGGAGTAGAGTTCGATGAAGGAGCACCGGATGACTTCGACCCGAATAACCCGTACAAGGACCCGGTTGCTTTCTTTGAAATGAGAGAGCATTTGGTGAGAGAGAAGTGGGTCGACATTGAAAAAGCGAAGATCCTTCGTGAAAAGCTCCGTTGGTGCTACCGTATTGAAGGTGTTAATCACCTTCAGAAGTGTCGCCATCTTGTCCAGCAGTACCTTGATGCAACCCGTGGGATCGGCTGGGGCAAAGACCTTCGTCCTCCCTTTATGCACG GGCCCAAGCTTGCACCTGTCGACGACTCCGAATGA
- the LOC107861634 gene encoding pumilio homolog 23 isoform X1, with translation MGRFTFDIKKSNQFLLMGHRQKSSFNQRRRFLLPKSLSSTFLAALIAEKPAANITCCSPCLHALVLRKHKGCELTEQPAAWENQTNNKGVRKRTMGRKTSKKHAGVNADHTVESVSGGKVNENSRPRKDNKTTPVQQTSFVRKQIDPETAKYFAEIANAIEGTKIELEERSVICGNALEETRGKEAELATDYIISHTLQTLLEGCSLDHLCSFLQSCAKNFSHIAADRSGSHVVETALKSLSFHLQDNENHSLIEKALKKICKAIVVNPVDIMCSCHGSHVLRSLLCLFKGVPLEEFHSTKSSAGLAERLNLKAPHAKDNGSMQSLQIFPSLLKKFISEMLNAASEDISKLQVNQYSSLVLQTALKLLAGNEQELLHLIQVLLGSRAGSANAGSLLEEATMQNILRLVEETAYSHLMEAILEFSPETLYNELLTKVFRKSLFRMSSHHCANFVVQALASHAKSQDHMDLIWEELGTKFHNLFEMGRSGVVASILAATQRLHSHEHECCQAIASAVCRGDDFPKFIVPRILFLENFFCSRDKSNWSWPHGTKIHIVGSLILQSIFRLPSELIQVYVTSITSLEEHHVLEASKDPSGSRVIESFLNSNISAKQKRKLVAKLRGHFGELSVHPFGSFTVEKCFTASNLNLRETIVSEMLPLQAELSKTKQGPYLLRKLDIDGFARQPDQWKSRQASQQSALKEFYATFGPAETRSFEKDNFFADSVSKSKPGKLKDIRKEIETSLPSAKTSNTPFLAHQVSKKVKRSKTEKKRHRKDGESESQRKNIKV, from the exons ATGGGCCGATTCACTTTTGATATAAAGAAGTCCAATCAATTTCTTTTAATGGGCCATCGACAAAAATCATCCTTTAACCAACGACGACGTTTTCTTCTTCCAAAATCTCTCTCTTCGACCTTCCTTGCTGCCCTCATTGCAGAAAAACCAGCTGCTAACATCACTTGCTGCTCTCCCT GTCTGCATGCTTTAGTTTTGAGAAAACATAAAGGCTGTGAATTGACGGAGCAACCAGCTGCTTGGGAGAATCAAACGAATAATAAAGGGGTAAGGAAAAGAACAATGGGCCGAAAGACGTCAAAAAAGCATGCTGGAGTTAATGCTGACCATACTGTTGAAAGTGTGTCCGGAGGAAAGGTCAATGAAAATAGTAGACCTCGCAAGGACAATAAGACAACCCCTGTCCAACAGACATCATTTGTCAG AAAGCAGATTGATCCCGAGACTGCAAAATACTTTGCGGAGATTGCAAATGCCATAGAAGGTACAAAAATTGAACTAGAGGAGCGATCTGTCATTTGTGGAAATGCCTTGGAAGAAACTAGAGGGAAAGAAGCAGAACTTGCAACTGATTATATAATAAGCCATACTTTGCAAACTCTTCTTGAAGGCTGTTCTTTGGATCACCTTTGTAGTTTCCTTCAGAGCTGTGCAAAGAATTTCTCTCATATTGCAGCTGATAGATCTGGCTCTCATGTGGTTGAAACAGCTTTAAAATCTCTATCTTTTCACCTTCAGGATAATGAGAATCATTCTCTGATTGAAAAGGCTTTGAAAAAAATCTGTAAG GCAATTGTTGTCAATCCTGTTGATATAATGTGCAGTTGCCATGGATCTCATGTGCTTCGGAGTCTTCTCTGCCTATTTAAAGGGGTGCCTTTAGAAGAGTTCCATTCCACAAAGTCATCAGCTGGCTTGGCTGAACGCTTGAATCTCAAGGCGCCACATGCAAAAGACAATGGGTCGATGCAGTCTCTGCAAATATTTCCTAGTTTGCTTAAAAAGTTCATATCGGAGATGTTAAATGCTGCAAGTGAGGACATTTCGAAACTTCAAGTTAATCAATACAGCAGTTTAGTTCTGCAG ACTGCTTTGAAATTATTGGCTGGAAATGAACAGGAGTTGTTGCACTTAATCCAAGTTCTTCTTGGAAGCAGGGCTGGAAGTGCCAATGCTGGAAGCTTGTTAGAAGAAGCAACCATGCAGAACATTTTAAGGCTAGTGGAAGAAACTGCATACAGTCATTTAATGGAG GCCATCCTGGAATTTTCTCCTGAAACATTGTACAATGAGTTGTTAACGAAAGTTTTCAGGAAGTCATTGTTTCGAATGTCATCTCATCACTGTGCAAACTTCGTCGTGCAGGCTTTAGCATCTCATGCCAAAAGTCAGGATCAT ATGGACTTGATCTGGGAGGAGCTTGGAACAAAATTTCACAATCTTTTTGAAATGGGAAGATCTGGAGTTGTTGCTTCTATCCTTGCTGCAACGCAAAGACTCCACAGCCATGAACATGAG TGTTGTCAAGCCATTGCTTCCGCTGTATGCAGGGGGGATGATTTTCCCAAGTTTATCGTTCCCCGAAtattatttcttgaaaatttcttttGCTCAAGAGACAAATCTAACTGGAGTTGGCCACATGGAACAAAAATCCATATAGTTGGGTCTTTGATTCTGCAGTCGATATTTAGACTTCCCAGT GAACTAATACAGGTCTATGTTACTAGTATCACATCTTTGGAAGAGCATCATGTTCTTGAGGCATCAAAAGATCCTAGTGGTTCACGGGTCATTGAATCTTTTCTCAACTCAAATATATCAGCAAAGCAAAAGAGGAAGTTAGTTGCCAA GCTTCGAGGACATTTTGGTGAGCTCTCGGTGCACCCATTTGGTTCATTTACTGTTGAAAAGTGCTTCACTGCTAGTAACTTGAATCTGAGAGAGACAATAGTATCAGAAATGTTACCCCTCCAAGCAGAGCTATCCAAGACTAAGCAGGGACCTTACCTACTGAGGAAACTCGATATTGATGG ATTTGCAAGGCAACCTGACCAGTGGAAGTCAAGACAAGCTTCACAACAATCTGCTCTCAAAGAATTTTATGCAACATTTGGACCAGCGGAAACCAGATCATTTGAAAAGGATAACTTTTTTGCTGATTCTGTTTCCAAATCAAAGCCAGGAAAGTTGAAAGATATTAGGAAAGAGATTGAGACGTCTTTGCCTTCTGCCAAAACTTCCAATACCCCATTTTTGGCTCATCAGGTttcaaaaaaagtgaaaaggTCTAAAACCGAGAAGAAAAGACATAGGAAAGATGGCGAGTCAGAATCGCAAAGAAAGAACATCAAAGTTTAA
- the LOC107861634 gene encoding pumilio homolog 23 isoform X2, translating to MVSVGLHALVLRKHKGCELTEQPAAWENQTNNKGVRKRTMGRKTSKKHAGVNADHTVESVSGGKVNENSRPRKDNKTTPVQQTSFVRKQIDPETAKYFAEIANAIEGTKIELEERSVICGNALEETRGKEAELATDYIISHTLQTLLEGCSLDHLCSFLQSCAKNFSHIAADRSGSHVVETALKSLSFHLQDNENHSLIEKALKKICKAIVVNPVDIMCSCHGSHVLRSLLCLFKGVPLEEFHSTKSSAGLAERLNLKAPHAKDNGSMQSLQIFPSLLKKFISEMLNAASEDISKLQVNQYSSLVLQTALKLLAGNEQELLHLIQVLLGSRAGSANAGSLLEEATMQNILRLVEETAYSHLMEAILEFSPETLYNELLTKVFRKSLFRMSSHHCANFVVQALASHAKSQDHMDLIWEELGTKFHNLFEMGRSGVVASILAATQRLHSHEHECCQAIASAVCRGDDFPKFIVPRILFLENFFCSRDKSNWSWPHGTKIHIVGSLILQSIFRLPSELIQVYVTSITSLEEHHVLEASKDPSGSRVIESFLNSNISAKQKRKLVAKLRGHFGELSVHPFGSFTVEKCFTASNLNLRETIVSEMLPLQAELSKTKQGPYLLRKLDIDGFARQPDQWKSRQASQQSALKEFYATFGPAETRSFEKDNFFADSVSKSKPGKLKDIRKEIETSLPSAKTSNTPFLAHQVSKKVKRSKTEKKRHRKDGESESQRKNIKV from the exons ATGGTTTCTGTAGGTCTGCATGCTTTAGTTTTGAGAAAACATAAAGGCTGTGAATTGACGGAGCAACCAGCTGCTTGGGAGAATCAAACGAATAATAAAGGGGTAAGGAAAAGAACAATGGGCCGAAAGACGTCAAAAAAGCATGCTGGAGTTAATGCTGACCATACTGTTGAAAGTGTGTCCGGAGGAAAGGTCAATGAAAATAGTAGACCTCGCAAGGACAATAAGACAACCCCTGTCCAACAGACATCATTTGTCAG AAAGCAGATTGATCCCGAGACTGCAAAATACTTTGCGGAGATTGCAAATGCCATAGAAGGTACAAAAATTGAACTAGAGGAGCGATCTGTCATTTGTGGAAATGCCTTGGAAGAAACTAGAGGGAAAGAAGCAGAACTTGCAACTGATTATATAATAAGCCATACTTTGCAAACTCTTCTTGAAGGCTGTTCTTTGGATCACCTTTGTAGTTTCCTTCAGAGCTGTGCAAAGAATTTCTCTCATATTGCAGCTGATAGATCTGGCTCTCATGTGGTTGAAACAGCTTTAAAATCTCTATCTTTTCACCTTCAGGATAATGAGAATCATTCTCTGATTGAAAAGGCTTTGAAAAAAATCTGTAAG GCAATTGTTGTCAATCCTGTTGATATAATGTGCAGTTGCCATGGATCTCATGTGCTTCGGAGTCTTCTCTGCCTATTTAAAGGGGTGCCTTTAGAAGAGTTCCATTCCACAAAGTCATCAGCTGGCTTGGCTGAACGCTTGAATCTCAAGGCGCCACATGCAAAAGACAATGGGTCGATGCAGTCTCTGCAAATATTTCCTAGTTTGCTTAAAAAGTTCATATCGGAGATGTTAAATGCTGCAAGTGAGGACATTTCGAAACTTCAAGTTAATCAATACAGCAGTTTAGTTCTGCAG ACTGCTTTGAAATTATTGGCTGGAAATGAACAGGAGTTGTTGCACTTAATCCAAGTTCTTCTTGGAAGCAGGGCTGGAAGTGCCAATGCTGGAAGCTTGTTAGAAGAAGCAACCATGCAGAACATTTTAAGGCTAGTGGAAGAAACTGCATACAGTCATTTAATGGAG GCCATCCTGGAATTTTCTCCTGAAACATTGTACAATGAGTTGTTAACGAAAGTTTTCAGGAAGTCATTGTTTCGAATGTCATCTCATCACTGTGCAAACTTCGTCGTGCAGGCTTTAGCATCTCATGCCAAAAGTCAGGATCAT ATGGACTTGATCTGGGAGGAGCTTGGAACAAAATTTCACAATCTTTTTGAAATGGGAAGATCTGGAGTTGTTGCTTCTATCCTTGCTGCAACGCAAAGACTCCACAGCCATGAACATGAG TGTTGTCAAGCCATTGCTTCCGCTGTATGCAGGGGGGATGATTTTCCCAAGTTTATCGTTCCCCGAAtattatttcttgaaaatttcttttGCTCAAGAGACAAATCTAACTGGAGTTGGCCACATGGAACAAAAATCCATATAGTTGGGTCTTTGATTCTGCAGTCGATATTTAGACTTCCCAGT GAACTAATACAGGTCTATGTTACTAGTATCACATCTTTGGAAGAGCATCATGTTCTTGAGGCATCAAAAGATCCTAGTGGTTCACGGGTCATTGAATCTTTTCTCAACTCAAATATATCAGCAAAGCAAAAGAGGAAGTTAGTTGCCAA GCTTCGAGGACATTTTGGTGAGCTCTCGGTGCACCCATTTGGTTCATTTACTGTTGAAAAGTGCTTCACTGCTAGTAACTTGAATCTGAGAGAGACAATAGTATCAGAAATGTTACCCCTCCAAGCAGAGCTATCCAAGACTAAGCAGGGACCTTACCTACTGAGGAAACTCGATATTGATGG ATTTGCAAGGCAACCTGACCAGTGGAAGTCAAGACAAGCTTCACAACAATCTGCTCTCAAAGAATTTTATGCAACATTTGGACCAGCGGAAACCAGATCATTTGAAAAGGATAACTTTTTTGCTGATTCTGTTTCCAAATCAAAGCCAGGAAAGTTGAAAGATATTAGGAAAGAGATTGAGACGTCTTTGCCTTCTGCCAAAACTTCCAATACCCCATTTTTGGCTCATCAGGTttcaaaaaaagtgaaaaggTCTAAAACCGAGAAGAAAAGACATAGGAAAGATGGCGAGTCAGAATCGCAAAGAAAGAACATCAAAGTTTAA
- the LOC107861634 gene encoding pumilio homolog 23 isoform X3, with translation MGRKTSKKHAGVNADHTVESVSGGKVNENSRPRKDNKTTPVQQTSFVRKQIDPETAKYFAEIANAIEGTKIELEERSVICGNALEETRGKEAELATDYIISHTLQTLLEGCSLDHLCSFLQSCAKNFSHIAADRSGSHVVETALKSLSFHLQDNENHSLIEKALKKICKAIVVNPVDIMCSCHGSHVLRSLLCLFKGVPLEEFHSTKSSAGLAERLNLKAPHAKDNGSMQSLQIFPSLLKKFISEMLNAASEDISKLQVNQYSSLVLQTALKLLAGNEQELLHLIQVLLGSRAGSANAGSLLEEATMQNILRLVEETAYSHLMEAILEFSPETLYNELLTKVFRKSLFRMSSHHCANFVVQALASHAKSQDHMDLIWEELGTKFHNLFEMGRSGVVASILAATQRLHSHEHECCQAIASAVCRGDDFPKFIVPRILFLENFFCSRDKSNWSWPHGTKIHIVGSLILQSIFRLPSELIQVYVTSITSLEEHHVLEASKDPSGSRVIESFLNSNISAKQKRKLVAKLRGHFGELSVHPFGSFTVEKCFTASNLNLRETIVSEMLPLQAELSKTKQGPYLLRKLDIDGFARQPDQWKSRQASQQSALKEFYATFGPAETRSFEKDNFFADSVSKSKPGKLKDIRKEIETSLPSAKTSNTPFLAHQVSKKVKRSKTEKKRHRKDGESESQRKNIKV, from the exons ATGGGCCGAAAGACGTCAAAAAAGCATGCTGGAGTTAATGCTGACCATACTGTTGAAAGTGTGTCCGGAGGAAAGGTCAATGAAAATAGTAGACCTCGCAAGGACAATAAGACAACCCCTGTCCAACAGACATCATTTGTCAG AAAGCAGATTGATCCCGAGACTGCAAAATACTTTGCGGAGATTGCAAATGCCATAGAAGGTACAAAAATTGAACTAGAGGAGCGATCTGTCATTTGTGGAAATGCCTTGGAAGAAACTAGAGGGAAAGAAGCAGAACTTGCAACTGATTATATAATAAGCCATACTTTGCAAACTCTTCTTGAAGGCTGTTCTTTGGATCACCTTTGTAGTTTCCTTCAGAGCTGTGCAAAGAATTTCTCTCATATTGCAGCTGATAGATCTGGCTCTCATGTGGTTGAAACAGCTTTAAAATCTCTATCTTTTCACCTTCAGGATAATGAGAATCATTCTCTGATTGAAAAGGCTTTGAAAAAAATCTGTAAG GCAATTGTTGTCAATCCTGTTGATATAATGTGCAGTTGCCATGGATCTCATGTGCTTCGGAGTCTTCTCTGCCTATTTAAAGGGGTGCCTTTAGAAGAGTTCCATTCCACAAAGTCATCAGCTGGCTTGGCTGAACGCTTGAATCTCAAGGCGCCACATGCAAAAGACAATGGGTCGATGCAGTCTCTGCAAATATTTCCTAGTTTGCTTAAAAAGTTCATATCGGAGATGTTAAATGCTGCAAGTGAGGACATTTCGAAACTTCAAGTTAATCAATACAGCAGTTTAGTTCTGCAG ACTGCTTTGAAATTATTGGCTGGAAATGAACAGGAGTTGTTGCACTTAATCCAAGTTCTTCTTGGAAGCAGGGCTGGAAGTGCCAATGCTGGAAGCTTGTTAGAAGAAGCAACCATGCAGAACATTTTAAGGCTAGTGGAAGAAACTGCATACAGTCATTTAATGGAG GCCATCCTGGAATTTTCTCCTGAAACATTGTACAATGAGTTGTTAACGAAAGTTTTCAGGAAGTCATTGTTTCGAATGTCATCTCATCACTGTGCAAACTTCGTCGTGCAGGCTTTAGCATCTCATGCCAAAAGTCAGGATCAT ATGGACTTGATCTGGGAGGAGCTTGGAACAAAATTTCACAATCTTTTTGAAATGGGAAGATCTGGAGTTGTTGCTTCTATCCTTGCTGCAACGCAAAGACTCCACAGCCATGAACATGAG TGTTGTCAAGCCATTGCTTCCGCTGTATGCAGGGGGGATGATTTTCCCAAGTTTATCGTTCCCCGAAtattatttcttgaaaatttcttttGCTCAAGAGACAAATCTAACTGGAGTTGGCCACATGGAACAAAAATCCATATAGTTGGGTCTTTGATTCTGCAGTCGATATTTAGACTTCCCAGT GAACTAATACAGGTCTATGTTACTAGTATCACATCTTTGGAAGAGCATCATGTTCTTGAGGCATCAAAAGATCCTAGTGGTTCACGGGTCATTGAATCTTTTCTCAACTCAAATATATCAGCAAAGCAAAAGAGGAAGTTAGTTGCCAA GCTTCGAGGACATTTTGGTGAGCTCTCGGTGCACCCATTTGGTTCATTTACTGTTGAAAAGTGCTTCACTGCTAGTAACTTGAATCTGAGAGAGACAATAGTATCAGAAATGTTACCCCTCCAAGCAGAGCTATCCAAGACTAAGCAGGGACCTTACCTACTGAGGAAACTCGATATTGATGG ATTTGCAAGGCAACCTGACCAGTGGAAGTCAAGACAAGCTTCACAACAATCTGCTCTCAAAGAATTTTATGCAACATTTGGACCAGCGGAAACCAGATCATTTGAAAAGGATAACTTTTTTGCTGATTCTGTTTCCAAATCAAAGCCAGGAAAGTTGAAAGATATTAGGAAAGAGATTGAGACGTCTTTGCCTTCTGCCAAAACTTCCAATACCCCATTTTTGGCTCATCAGGTttcaaaaaaagtgaaaaggTCTAAAACCGAGAAGAAAAGACATAGGAAAGATGGCGAGTCAGAATCGCAAAGAAAGAACATCAAAGTTTAA
- the LOC107861637 gene encoding NADH dehydrogenase [ubiquinone] 1 beta subcomplex subunit 10-B isoform X1, translating to MGRKKGVEFDEGAPDDFDPNNPYKDPVAFFEMREHLVREKWVDIEKAKILREKLRWCYRIEGVNHLQKCRHLVQQYLDATRGIGWGKDLRPPFMHGTGPSLHLSTTPNE from the exons ATGGGGAGGAAGAAGGGAGTAGAGTTCGATGAAGGAGCACCGGATGACTTCGACCCGAATAACCCGTACAAGGACCCGGTTGCTTTCTTTGAAATGAGAGAGCATTTGGTGAGAGAGAAGTGGGTCGACATTGAAAAAGCGAAGATCCTTCGTGAAAAGCTCCGTTGGTGCTACCGTATTGAAGGTGTTAATCACCTTCAGAAGTGTCGCCATCTTGTCCAGCAGTACCTTGATGCAACCCGTGGGATCGGCTGGGGCAAAGACCTTCGTCCTCCCTTTATGCACGGTACG GGCCCAAGCTTGCACCTGTCGACGACTCCGAATGAATGA
- the LOC124896926 gene encoding uncharacterized protein At4g04775-like, with the protein MSKNFVNIDVPDLCYCSEFCPLRTSRTPSNSGHRFFGCKVPKENSGCGYFRWIDPKPSISVHQYPEVESSLMIRCKDGENSCNRLKQKLKDVEQERDSLCEKLKDSEGKLIALRQKIKKVKLERECAKLKLNRLVLLLLIMLTVKWFFNMV; encoded by the exons ATGTCGAAAAATTTCGTCAATATTGATGTTCCCGATTTGTGTTACTGTTCCGAATTTTGTCCTTTAAGAACTTCAAGGACTCCTTCAAATTCGGGTCATAGATTTTTTGGATGTAAAGTTCCAAAG GAAAATAGTGGATGTGGgtactttagatggattgatccaAAACCTTCAATATCTGTGCATCAATATCCTGAGGTAGAATCGAGCTTAATGATTAGGTGCAAAGATGGTGAAAATTCGTGTAATCGATTGAAGCAAAAGCTCAAAGACGTTGAACAAGAGAGAGACAgtttgtgtgagaaattgaaagatagtgAAGGGAAGTTGATTGCATTGAggcaaaaaatcaaaaaagttaAACTTGAAAGGGAATGTGCTAAGCTCAAATTGAATAGACTTGTTTTACTTCTTCTCATTATGCTAACTGTAAAGTGGTTCTTTAATATGGTGTAA